The Streptomyces sp. RKAG293 genome includes a region encoding these proteins:
- a CDS encoding aminopeptidase P family protein, producing the protein MSDVHAARRERLRDRCAASGAAAALVSRPANVRYLTGCAPAGAVLLIGPGDQDALVRSRPAVGDLSEAQPPEDVRTVVLTRSDGDPVVAAAGLVLERRGDTLAVEEHHLTVSRHRAIGSVAPGLRLTDLRGAVEQLRVVKDEQEIASIRIAAELADQALGELLESILVGRTERHLALELERRLVDHGADGPAFPTCVGTGPHSGAARHVPTDRRVEEGDFLTVRLGACYRGYRCEVGRTFVVGTSPADWQIELYELVFAAQRAGREALAPGVACRDVDHAARSVLAAAGYGEALGEVTGHGVGLEIDEDPRLSPAAMGKLDACVPVTVEPGVHLPGRGGVRIDDTLVVRPPTDGGPELLTITTKELLAL; encoded by the coding sequence ATGTCCGACGTGCACGCAGCCCGCAGAGAACGCCTGCGCGACCGATGCGCGGCGTCAGGAGCGGCGGCGGCGCTGGTCTCCCGCCCCGCGAACGTCCGCTATCTGACCGGCTGCGCGCCGGCCGGCGCGGTCCTGCTGATCGGCCCCGGCGACCAGGACGCACTGGTCCGCAGCCGCCCCGCGGTCGGGGACCTGTCCGAGGCGCAGCCGCCGGAGGACGTACGGACGGTCGTCCTGACGAGGTCGGACGGCGATCCGGTGGTGGCGGCCGCCGGACTGGTCCTCGAACGGCGGGGCGACACGCTGGCCGTCGAGGAGCACCACCTCACGGTCAGCCGGCACCGGGCGATCGGCTCGGTCGCGCCCGGACTGCGGCTGACCGACCTCCGCGGGGCCGTGGAGCAGCTGCGGGTGGTCAAGGACGAGCAGGAGATCGCCTCGATCCGGATCGCCGCCGAGCTCGCCGACCAGGCGCTCGGCGAGCTGCTGGAGTCGATCCTGGTCGGCAGGACCGAGCGGCACCTCGCGCTGGAACTGGAGCGCCGGCTGGTCGACCACGGCGCGGACGGCCCGGCCTTCCCCACCTGCGTGGGCACCGGCCCGCACTCGGGGGCCGCGCGGCACGTCCCCACCGACCGGCGCGTCGAGGAGGGCGACTTCCTCACCGTCCGGCTCGGCGCCTGCTACCGCGGCTACCGCTGCGAGGTCGGCCGCACCTTCGTCGTGGGGACTTCTCCCGCAGACTGGCAGATCGAGCTGTACGAGCTGGTCTTCGCCGCCCAGCGGGCCGGCCGGGAGGCCCTCGCACCCGGTGTGGCCTGCCGTGATGTGGACCACGCGGCGCGCTCCGTACTGGCCGCCGCGGGCTACGGGGAGGCCCTCGGAGAGGTGACGGGACATGGCGTGGGACTCGAAATCGACGAGGACCCTCGGCTGTCACCTGCGGCCATGGGTAAACTGGACGCTTGCGTGCCGGTCACCGTCGAACCGGGGGTCCACCTTCCGGGCCGCGGCGGTGTCCGCATCGACGACACACTCGTCGTACGTCCCCCGACGGACGGCGGGCCCGAGCTACTCACCATTACGACCAAGGAGCTGCTCGCCCTGTAA
- a CDS encoding AAA family ATPase — protein MQHAVGAPQPGRPGPQPAPSTTGHFPLPAAGPVQLPAPSGGSLPGGGSGPVAVLLIGAAGAGKTTIARHWADNRGVPTAHISLDDVREWVRSGFADPQAGWNEHSEAQYRLARRTCGFSARNFLANGISCIIDDAVFPDRPVVGLGGWKRHVGPGLLPVVLLPGLDVVLARNAARNGNRRLSDEEVARIHGRMAGWYGSGLPIIDNSQLDVVAAAAALDRVVARSVQGPPVW, from the coding sequence ATGCAGCACGCTGTGGGGGCACCGCAGCCCGGCCGGCCGGGACCTCAGCCGGCCCCCAGCACCACCGGCCACTTCCCCCTGCCTGCCGCCGGCCCGGTCCAGCTGCCCGCACCTTCCGGCGGCTCGCTGCCGGGCGGCGGCTCAGGGCCCGTGGCCGTCCTGCTGATCGGCGCGGCCGGGGCCGGCAAGACCACCATCGCCCGGCACTGGGCCGACAACCGCGGGGTACCGACCGCCCACATCAGCCTCGACGACGTCCGCGAGTGGGTCCGCTCCGGTTTCGCGGACCCGCAGGCCGGCTGGAACGAGCACTCCGAGGCCCAGTACCGGCTGGCCCGCCGCACCTGCGGCTTCTCGGCCCGGAACTTCCTGGCCAACGGCATATCGTGCATCATCGACGACGCGGTCTTCCCGGACCGGCCGGTCGTCGGCCTCGGCGGCTGGAAGCGGCACGTCGGCCCCGGCCTGCTGCCCGTCGTCCTGCTCCCGGGCCTGGACGTGGTCCTGGCCCGCAACGCCGCGCGCAACGGGAACCGGCGGCTCTCCGACGAGGAGGTCGCCCGGATCCACGGCCGGATGGCCGGCTGGTACGGATCAGGGCTGCCGATCATCGACAATTCGCAGCTCGACGTGGTCGCGGCGGCCGCGGCGCTGGACCGGGTCGTGGCCCGCAGCGTCCAGGGCCCGCCCGTCTGGTAG
- the aroQ gene encoding type II 3-dehydroquinate dehydratase: MTRRVLVLNGPNLGRLGSREPDVYGATSYTGLVEACTTLGKELGFDVEVRETNDEGELIRWLHEAADGRIPVVINPGAFTHYSYGIRDAAAQRTAPLIEVHISNPYAREEFRHTSVIAAVSTGTVAGFGIGSYRLALRALAEEITG, translated from the coding sequence GTGACCCGCCGCGTGCTGGTGCTGAACGGGCCGAACCTCGGCCGGCTCGGCTCCCGGGAGCCCGACGTGTACGGCGCCACCTCGTACACCGGGCTGGTCGAGGCCTGCACCACCCTCGGCAAGGAGCTCGGCTTCGACGTCGAGGTCCGGGAGACCAACGACGAGGGCGAGCTGATCCGCTGGCTGCACGAGGCCGCCGACGGACGGATCCCGGTCGTCATCAACCCGGGCGCGTTCACCCACTACTCGTACGGGATCAGGGACGCGGCGGCGCAGCGCACCGCCCCGCTCATCGAGGTGCACATCTCGAACCCGTACGCCCGTGAGGAATTCCGCCACACCTCGGTCATCGCGGCCGTCTCCACCGGTACCGTCGCCGGCTTCGGCATCGGCTCCTACCGGCTGGCGCTGCGCGCCCTGGCGGAGGAGATCACCGGCTGA
- the aroB gene encoding 3-dehydroquinate synthase yields MSENHTRIAIAGTAGTEPYEVLVGRQLLAELPALIGPAAKRVAVLHPEALAATGEALRADLAEQGFEAIAIQLPNAEEAKTVEVAAYCWKALGQTGFTRTDVIVGVGGGATTDVAGFVAATWLRGVRWIAVPTTVLAMVDAAVGGKTGINTAEGKNLVGAFHPPAGVLCDLAALDSLPPNDYISGLAEIIKAGFIADPVILDLIEADPAAARTPQGAHTAELIVRSIQVKADVVSADLKESGPREILNYGHTLAHAIEKNERYNWRHGAAVSIGMVFAAELGRLAGRLDDATADRHRTVLESVGLPLTYRGDQWPKLLDAMRVDKKSRGDLLRFIVLDGLAKPTVLEGPDPAVLVAAYAEVSK; encoded by the coding sequence ATGAGCGAGAACCACACCCGTATCGCGATCGCCGGCACCGCGGGTACGGAACCCTACGAGGTGCTGGTCGGACGCCAGCTGCTGGCCGAGCTGCCCGCCCTCATCGGGCCGGCCGCCAAGCGCGTCGCGGTGCTGCACCCGGAGGCGCTCGCCGCCACCGGCGAGGCACTGCGCGCGGACCTCGCCGAGCAGGGCTTCGAGGCCATCGCGATCCAGCTGCCGAACGCCGAGGAGGCCAAGACCGTCGAGGTCGCCGCCTACTGCTGGAAGGCGCTGGGCCAGACCGGCTTCACCCGCACCGATGTGATCGTCGGCGTCGGCGGCGGAGCCACCACCGACGTCGCCGGCTTCGTGGCGGCGACCTGGCTGCGCGGGGTGCGCTGGATCGCCGTCCCCACCACCGTGCTGGCCATGGTGGACGCGGCGGTCGGCGGGAAGACCGGCATCAACACCGCCGAGGGCAAGAACCTGGTCGGGGCGTTCCATCCGCCGGCCGGGGTGCTCTGCGACCTCGCGGCGCTGGACTCGCTGCCGCCCAATGACTACATCAGCGGCCTCGCCGAGATCATCAAGGCCGGATTCATCGCCGACCCGGTGATCCTGGACCTGATCGAGGCCGACCCGGCCGCGGCCCGTACGCCGCAGGGCGCGCACACCGCCGAGCTGATCGTGCGCTCCATCCAGGTCAAGGCCGACGTGGTCTCCGCCGACCTCAAGGAGAGCGGCCCGCGCGAGATCCTGAACTACGGCCACACCCTCGCGCACGCCATCGAGAAGAACGAGCGCTACAACTGGCGGCACGGCGCCGCGGTCTCCATCGGCATGGTCTTCGCCGCCGAGCTGGGCCGGCTGGCCGGCCGGCTGGACGACGCGACCGCCGACCGGCACCGCACCGTCCTGGAGTCGGTGGGACTCCCGCTGACCTACCGCGGGGACCAGTGGCCGAAGCTGCTGGACGCCATGCGCGTCGACAAGAAGTCCCGCGGTGACCTGCTGCGCTTCATCGTGCTCGACGGGCTGGCCAAGCCCACCGTCCTGGAGGGCCCGGACCCGGCGGTCCTGGTGGCCGCCTACGCGGAGGTCTCCAAGTGA
- a CDS encoding shikimate kinase translates to MTGPLVVLVGPPGAGKSTVGKLLAARLGTTYRDTDADVARTAGKSIPEIFINDGEDHFRQLELAAVTDALAEHTGVLALGGGAIMSPVARSLLRGRPVVFLDVGVNDAVKRVGLDAPRPLLAVAPRQQWRELMEKRRPLYTEVARAVVPTDDRTPEDAAEAVLDALELKDA, encoded by the coding sequence TTGACCGGGCCGCTGGTCGTCCTCGTCGGCCCGCCCGGCGCGGGCAAGAGCACCGTCGGCAAGCTGCTCGCCGCCCGGCTCGGCACCACCTACCGGGACACCGACGCGGATGTCGCGCGGACCGCGGGCAAGTCGATCCCGGAGATCTTCATCAACGACGGTGAGGACCACTTCCGGCAGCTCGAACTGGCCGCGGTCACCGACGCCCTCGCCGAACACACCGGCGTACTGGCGCTCGGCGGCGGAGCGATCATGTCGCCGGTCGCCCGCAGCCTGCTGCGCGGCCGTCCGGTGGTCTTCCTGGACGTCGGAGTCAACGACGCCGTCAAGCGGGTCGGCCTGGACGCCCCGCGTCCGCTGCTCGCCGTCGCGCCGCGCCAGCAGTGGCGCGAGCTGATGGAGAAGCGCCGTCCGCTGTACACCGAGGTCGCCCGCGCGGTCGTCCCCACCGACGACCGCACCCCCGAGGACGCTGCGGAAGCGGTCCTCGACGCACTGGAATTGAAGGACGCATGA
- the aroC gene encoding chorismate synthase, translated as MSRLRWLTAGESHGPALVATLEGLPSGVPVTTAMVADALARRRLGYGRGARMKFEQDEVTFLGGVRHGLTMGSPVAIMVGNTEWPKWEQVMAADPVDPEILAGLGRNAPLTRPRPGHADLAGMQKYALDEARPILERASARETAARVALGAVARSYLKETTGIEIVSHVVELAAAKAPYGVVPVPADEARLDADPVRCLDSDASDAMVAEIDQAHKDGDTLGGVVEVLAYGVPVGLGSHVHWDRRLDARLAAALMGIQAIKGVEVGDGFGLARVPGSQAHDEIVPSPEGIRRSTGRSGGTEGGMSTGELLRVRAAMKPIATVPRALATVDVTTGEVAAAHHQRSDVCAVPAAGIVAEAMVALVLADAVAEKFGGDSVGETRRNVQGYLENLAIR; from the coding sequence TTGAGCAGGTTGCGCTGGCTGACCGCGGGGGAGTCGCACGGCCCCGCACTCGTCGCGACGCTGGAGGGACTGCCCTCCGGCGTACCCGTCACCACGGCGATGGTGGCGGACGCGCTGGCGCGCCGGCGGCTGGGTTATGGCCGCGGTGCCCGGATGAAGTTCGAGCAGGACGAGGTCACCTTCCTCGGCGGCGTACGGCACGGCCTGACCATGGGCAGCCCGGTCGCGATCATGGTCGGCAACACCGAGTGGCCCAAGTGGGAACAGGTCATGGCGGCCGACCCCGTCGACCCGGAGATCCTGGCCGGTCTGGGGCGCAACGCGCCGCTGACCCGCCCGCGCCCCGGCCACGCGGACCTCGCCGGCATGCAGAAGTACGCGCTCGACGAGGCCCGGCCGATCCTGGAGCGCGCCAGCGCCCGGGAGACCGCCGCCCGCGTCGCGCTGGGCGCCGTCGCCCGCTCCTACCTCAAGGAGACGACGGGCATCGAGATCGTCAGCCACGTCGTCGAACTGGCCGCGGCCAAGGCCCCGTACGGGGTCGTGCCGGTGCCCGCCGACGAGGCCCGGCTCGACGCCGACCCGGTGCGCTGCCTGGACTCCGACGCGAGCGACGCGATGGTGGCCGAGATCGACCAGGCCCACAAGGACGGCGACACGCTCGGCGGCGTCGTCGAGGTGCTGGCGTACGGCGTTCCCGTCGGACTCGGCAGCCACGTCCACTGGGACCGCCGGCTCGACGCGCGGCTGGCCGCCGCCCTGATGGGCATCCAGGCGATCAAGGGCGTCGAGGTCGGCGACGGCTTCGGCCTGGCCCGGGTGCCGGGTTCACAGGCGCACGACGAGATCGTGCCGAGTCCCGAGGGCATCCGCCGCTCCACCGGCCGCTCCGGCGGAACCGAGGGCGGCATGAGCACGGGTGAACTGCTGCGGGTCCGGGCGGCGATGAAGCCGATCGCGACGGTGCCGCGCGCCCTGGCCACCGTCGACGTCACCACCGGTGAGGTCGCCGCGGCGCACCACCAGCGCTCGGACGTCTGCGCGGTGCCGGCCGCCGGGATCGTCGCGGAGGCCATGGTCGCGCTGGTGCTCGCCGACGCGGTCGCGGAGAAGTTCGGCGGCGACTCGGTGGGCGAGACCCGGCGCAACGTCCAGGGGTACCTCGAGAACCTGGCGATCCGTTGA